The Arcobacter porcinus sequence TAAAAAAGCAAAAGATGAACTAGCAAGATTAGGATATGACAAATCAATGGGAGCAAGACCACTAAATAGAGTAATCTCAAAAGAGATAAAAAATAGATTAACAGATGAAATATTATTTGGTAAATTAAAAAAAGGTGGTCTTGTAAAAATTGACTTTAAAGATGAATTTCTATTTGAATATATAAATTAGAGGTATAAGTTTATGAGAAAAGTTTTATTAATAAGCCTAATAGTATTGTTTTCAGCTTGTTCAAGTGAAGATAAAAGTATAAAAAAAGAGAATACAAATTCTAATAATATAGAAGAGATTAAAAATGAAGATGTATTCAAAGATGCAATAGTTGATTCTGATATGATTGAAGATGAGTTTATGAAAAAAGAGATAGATGCAAAAAACTTATATAAAGCTTGTAGCTCTTGTCATGGAGAAAAAGGTGAATTTGCTGCTCTTGGAGTATCAAAACCAATTAATAGTTTCTCAAAAGAGGAGTTGCTGATCTCATTTTATGGATATATAGATGGAACTTACGGTGGTTCATTTAAGAATATAATGAAACCTCATTTAGAAACAAAAAGCAAAGAAGAGTTAGAACTTTTAGCAGAATATATTGTTGATTTACAATAAGTAAATAAAGTTTTAAAAAATTCAAAAATGAGAAACTCCGATTTCATGGTACTTTTTATCTAATGTAAGACGAAAAAAGCGCGAATTTTAAAATTTAAGCTTCAATTAAGCGTAAAGCTCTTGACAAAGTAAATTTTTCCTATTATAATTCCCGTCCAATTTGACCAGAGCGGTTAAATAAGTTCTTTAAAATCTGATAGGTTTTTTTGAAGAGTAATCTTTATAAACCGAATATATAATTGTTAAAAAAATAAAAATTTGTACAAGTTAATATTTATATTGATATAAATATGATAATAAACTTGTCTATAAACTTTTGAGTGATAATTTTGTAATTAAGTAATTAAAAACAAAAAAGTCAGATTCAAACACTATAAATATATTTAATTATTAGATTAGATATAAAAATTTATGGAGAGTTTGATCCTGGCTCAGAGTGAACGCTGGCGGCGTGCTTAACACATGCAAGTCGAACGAGAACGGGCTATAGCTTGCTATAGTTGTCAGCTAAGTGGCGCACGGGTGAGTAATGTATAGGTAATATGCCTTTTACTAAGGGATAACAGTTGGAAACGACTGCTAATACCTTATATTCCTTTTCAACATAAGTTGATAAGGGAAAGATTTATTGGTAAGAGATTAGCCTGTATTGTATCAGTTAGTTGGTGGGGTAATGGCTCACCAAGACAATGACGCATAACTGGTTTGAGAGGATGATCAGTCACACTGGAACTGAGACACGGTCCAGACTCCTACGGGAGGCAGCAGTGGGGAATATTGCACAATGGACGGAAGTCTGATGCAGCAACGCCGCGTGGAGGATGACACATTTCGGTGCGTAAACTCCTTTTATATAAGAAGATAATGACGGTATTATATGAATAAGCACCGGCTAACTCCGTGCCAGCAGCCGCGGTAATACGGGGGGTGCAAGCGTTACTCGGAATCACTGGGCGTAAAGAGCATGTAGGCGGATTGATAAGTTTGAAGTGAAATCCTATAGCTTAACTATAGAACTGCTTTGAAAACTGTTAATCTAGAATGTGGGAGAGGTAGATGGAATTTCTGGTGTAGGGGTAAAATCCGTAGAGATCAGAAGGAATACCGATTGCGAAGGCGATCTACTGGAACACTATTGACGCTGAGATGCGAAAGCGTGGGGAGCAAACAGGATTAGATACCCTGGTAGTCCACGCCCTAAACGATGTACACTAGTTGTTGTGAGACTTGATCTTGCAGTAATGCAGTTAACACATTAAGTGTACCGCCTGGGGAGTACGGTCGCAAGATTAAAACTCAAAGGAATAGACGGGGACCCGCACAAGCGGTGGAGCATGTGGTTTAATTCGACGATACGCGAAGAACCTTACCTGGACTTGACATAGTAAGAACTTTCAAGAGATTGATTGGTGTCTGCTTGCAGAAACTTATATACAGGTGCTGCACGGCTGTCGTCAGCTCGTGTCGTGAGATGTTGGGTTAAGTCCCGCAACGAGCGCAACCCTCGTGTTTAGTTGCTAACAGTTCGGCTGAGAACTCTAAACAGACTGCCTACGCAAGTAGGAGGAAGGTGAGGACGACGTCAAGTCATCATGGCCCTTACGTCCAGGGCTACACACGTGCTACAATGGGATATACAGTGAGCTGCGATACAGTGATGTGGAGCAAATCTTATAAAATATCTCCCAGTTCGGATTGTAGTCTGCAACTCGACTACATGAAGTTGGAATCGCTAGTAATCGTAGATCAGCTATGCTACGGTGAATACGTTCCCGGGTCTTGTACTCACCGCCCGTCACACCATGGGAGTCGAACTCATTCGAAGCGGGGATGCTAAAGTAGCTACCTTCCACAGTGGATTTGGCGACTGGGGTGAAGTCGTAACAAGGTAACCGTAGGAGAACCTGCGGTTGGATCACCTCCTTTCAAAGAAAACTATTAATATTTGATTATTAATAGAAAAAACAATTAACAATATATGTTCGGTTTATAAAGGTTATTTAGAGAAACACATGTAGGTGAAGGGGCCTATAGCTCAGCTGGCTAGAGCGCTCGACTGATAATCGTGAGGTCTCAGGTTCAAGTCCTGATAGGCCCACCATTAAATAATCTTGTTGGGGAATTAGCTCAGCTGGGAGAGCGCCTGCTTTGCACGCAGGAGGTCAGCGGTTCGATCCCGCTATTCTCCACCAAAAAGAAAGAGTAAAGTTAGATATAAGTTTTTATAGAGATATAAAGATTTATATCTGGTTTTAAACTAGAGTGATATTTAAAAATATAATGTTAAAGTCTTTAAAATTTTTTCGTAAATTTAAATAGCGATATTTGAATTTAAAAATAAATTTCATATCAATAATGATATAACACAACTAAATTATTAAATGTAAATTTAATAAGATAGTAGCCAAAGAATATTATCAAATTATAAATATAAGAAATTATATTTATAGGCAAAAAATAAGCTATTAAGGGCTAATGGTGGATGCCTTGACTGTAAGAGGCGATGAAAGACGTATTAGGCTGCGATAAGCCTCGGGGAGCTGCCAAAGAGCTTTGATCCGGGGATTTCTGAATGGGGCAACCCAATATATAGAGATATATATTACCCTACGGGGAGCGAACCTGGTGAAGTGAAACATCTCAGTAGCCAGAGGAAGAGAAATCAATTGAGATTCCCATAGTAGCGGCGAGCGAACTGGGATTAGGACAAACCCTATACTTGTATAGGGGGTTGTAGGACCATAATATAAGATTAAAGAGGATAGAAGAATTAGTTGGAAAGCTAAAGCATAGAGGGTGATACTCCCGTAATTAAAATTCTCAATAACTTTAATGGTATCCTGAGTAGGTCGGAACACGTGATATTTTGACTGAAGCTGGGGGGACCACCCTCCAATCCTAAATACTACTTACAGATCGATAGTGAACAAGTACCGTGAGGGAAAGGTGAAAAGTACTGCAGCGAGCAGAGTGAAATAGAACCTGAAACCATTAGCTTACAATCATTCAGAGCCCTATGATTTATCAGGGTGATGGACTGCCTTTTGCATAATGAGCCTGCGAGTTGTGGTGTCTGGCAAGGTTAAGCCGAGTGCGAAGCCGTAGCGAAAGCGAGTCTTAATAGGGCGACATAGTCAGATGCTGCAGACCCGAAACGAAGTGATCTATCCATGAGCAGGTTGAAGCTGGTGTAAGAGCCAGTGGAGGACCGAACCCGCTGACGTTGAAAAGTCTTGGGATGACTTGTGGATAGGGGTGAAAGGCCAATCAAACTTCGTGATAGCTGGTTCTCTCCGAAATATATTTAGGTATAGCCTTGTGTAGTAGCATATAGGGGTAGAGCACTGAATGGGCTAGGGCTGCTTACCGCGGTACCAAACCCTATCAAACTATGAATACTATATGTGTAATCACAGGAGTCAGGCGGTGGGTGATAAAATCCATTGTCGAGAGGGGAACAACCCAGACTAACAGCTAAGGTCCCTAAGTTACATCTAAGTGGAAAACGATGTGGAGTTACTGTGACAACCAGGAGGTTGGCTTAGAAGCAGCCATCCTTTAAAGAAAGCGTAACAGCTCACTGGTCTAGTGATTCTGCGCGGAAAATATAACGGGGCTAAGATGTACACCGAAGCTTTAGATTCAATTTTTAATTGAGTGGTAGGAGAGCGTTCTATTCAGCGTTGAAGGTATACCGGTAAGGAGTGCTGGAGCGGATAGAAGTGAGCATGCAGGCATGAGTAGCGATAATTAAGGTGAGAATCCTTAACGCCGAAAACCCAAGGTTTCCTACGCGATGCTCGTCATCGTAGGGTTAGTCGGGTCCTAAGTCGAGTCTGAAAAGAGTAGACGATGGCAAATTGGTTAATATTCCAATACCAACATATAAGCGCGATGTGGGGACGCATAGAGTTAATCGAGCACACTGATGGAATAGTGGGTCGAAGGAAGTAGGTTGTTAAGTAGGAAAATCCGCTTAACATTAGACCGAGATCTTACAGGCTCTTGACACTCTTCGGAGGAGATGGAGAATCGATGATACTGTCGTGCCAAGAAAAGCCACTAAGTTTATTATATGTTGCCCGTACCGTAAACCGACACAGGTGGGTGGGATGAGTATTCTAAGGCGCGTGGAAGAACCCTCTTTAAGGAACTCTGCAAAATAGCACCGTATCTTCGGTATAAGGTGTGCCTACTATGGTATAGAAACTTGCTTTCGAAAGCCAAAGAGGTTGCAACAAAGAGTCCCTCCCGACTGTTTACCAAAAACACAGCACTTTGCTAACACGTAAGTGGATGTATAAGGTGTGACGCCTGCCCGGTGCTCGAAGGTTAATTGATGATGTCAGCGCAAGCGAAGCATTTGATCGAAGCCCGAGTAAACGGCGGCCGTAACTATAACGGTCCTAAGGTAGCGAAATTCCTTGTCAGTTAAATACTGACCTGCATGAATGGCGTAACGAGATGGGAGCTGTCTCAAAGAGGGATCCAGTGAAATTGTAGTGGAGGTGAAAATTCCTCCTACCCGCGGAAAGACGGAAAGACCCCGTGCACCTTTACTACAGCTTGACACTGTAGCTTGGATATTCATGTGCAGGATAGGTGGGAGGCTATGATGACTAGACGCAAGTAGAGTCGGAGCCATCCTTGAGATACCACCCTTGAATATTCGAGTTACTAACTGCGATGAGTTATCCTCATTCAGGACAATGTCTGGTGGGTAGTTTGACTGGGGCGGTCGCCTCCTAAATAGTAACGGAGGCTTACAAAGGTTAGTTCAAAGCGGTTGGAAATCGCTTGTTGAGTATAATGGCATAAACTAGCTTGACTGTGAGACCTACAAGTCGAACAGAGACGAAAGTCGGTCATAGTGATCCGGTGGTTCTGCGTGGAAGGGCCATCGCTCAAAGGATAAAAGGTACGCCGGGGATAACAGGCTGATCTCCCCCAAGAGCTCACATCGACGGGGAGGTTTGGCACCTCGATGTCGGCTCATCGCATCCTGGGGCTGTAGTCGGTCCCAAGGGTATGGCTGTTCGCCATTTAAAGCGGTACGCGAGCTGGGTTCAGAACGTCGTGAGACAGTTCGGTCCCTATCTTCCGTGGGCGTAGGAAAGTTGAAGAGATTTGTCCCTAGTACGAGAGGACCGGGATGAACCAACCACTGGTGTACCAATTGTTCTGCCAAGAGCATCGTTGGGTAGCCACGTTGGGATGTGATAAGAGCTGAAAGCATCTAAGCTCGAAGCCAACTCTAAGATGAACTTTCCCTGAAGTTCCCAGCAAGACTAGCTGGTTGATAGGCTGGATGTGTAATGGGTGTAAGCCCTTTAGCTGACCAGTACTAATAGAACGTTTGGCTTTTTTTATGAATTCTTTGGTTTTACTATCTTATTAAGTGTATACTTAGTAGTTTGTTTTAGACAATATTATATGAAGAAGACTTTAGCATTAGATTTAACTCAATCTGATTTGAGTATTAAGAGTTTATATTTATAAATTTTTACTACTCAAATTTGTTGGTGGTTAAAGAGAAGTGGAAATACCCAGCCCCATTCCGAACCTGGTAGTCAAGCACTTCATCGCCGATAATACTGCAGGGTCCCCCTGTGGAAACGTAGGTCACTGCCAACTCTTGAGTATTTATACACATTATTTGAAAGCTTAGCTTATTTTATATCTATTTATAATCTAAGCTAAGCTTTTTTTATGCCCCCTAACTTTCCTTTTATTCCCTTACTCCTTTTATCCATTTTTAATACTCTAATTACTAATTAATTATGTTATAATTTTTTACATTCATACAAAGGAGAAATTATGAGAAAAATTGTTGCATTTATTATGTTGTTTGGTGCTTTATTTTTAGGAGCTCTTGACCTACAAACTGCTTCTAAATCTGAGTTGATGTCTATTAAAGGTATTGGAGATAAAAAAGCTGATTCTATTATTGAATATAGAAAATCAAATACTATCACAAAACCAGAAGATCTTAAAAATATTAAAGGTTTCGGAGATACTATTATAGCTAATATTAAAAATGATATTAAAATTAATGATAATAAAAATATTGGAAAAAATAATAGTGACAAAAATCAGTCAAATAAAGATAAGTCTAAAAACGAAATAATATCTAAGTCTAAAGAAAAATAAACTTTTAAAAAGCTAAGAAAGAGATAACCTCTTTCTTATGATTATAGTTTTTCTAAGATTTCAATAGAAACTATTTTATCACCTTGAGTTATATTATCAAGTGTTTCAAAACTTTTATTATCATCTTTAGCAATTTCACCAAAAACAGTATGATTTCTATCTAAATGAGGACAAGGAACAAAACATATAAAGAATTGACTTCCTCCTGTATCTCTACCAGCATGTGCCATTGAAAGACTTCCTTTATTATGAACTTGTTTCTCTGCATTAACTTCACAAGCTATTGACCAATCAGGTCCACCTGTTCCAGTTCCATTTGGACAACCACCTTGAGCCATAAAACCAGGAATTACTCTATGGAAATTTAAACCATTATAAAAACCATCATTTACTAAGCTTACAAAATTTGAAACTGTATTTGGAGTTTCTTGATTAAATAAACTTAAAATTATTTCACCTTTAGAAGTTGTGAATTTTGCGTAGTTGAATTTTGAAAGTTCTTCTTTTGTAAAATTATATTCTTTTAACTCTTGTCCATATCTATTTTTACTCATATTTATCCTTTATTATTTTTGTGAAATTATATCTTTTTTAGGTGTTAAGTAGTTTAATTTAACTAAATTTAAAACAGCTTCTTTAAAGATTGGCACAGCAGTTCTTGCAGCATAGTAGCTTGAAGTATTAACTTGAGGTTTTATAACAGTTACACCAATTGTATATGAATTTCCTTTATAATCATTTGCAAAACCTATAAAAGAAGATATATATTCATTTAAATAACCAGATGAACCACCAGCTATCTTTCCAGTTCCAGTTTTACCACCAACTTCAATTCCATCAATTTTTGCACCTTTCCCTGTCCCTTGTTCTACAGTTTTTATTAAAATATTTTTTATAAAATTAGCAGTATCTTTTGATATTATTTGGATTTTATCTTCATCTTCAAATGGGTTAAAATTTTTATTTTTATTTATAAGCTTATTTACAATTTTTGGAGTTGTAATATATCCATCATTATTGAAAACAGTAAAAGCTTTAATTAACTGCATAAATGTTGATGTCATACCATGTCCATATGCAACAGTTGCTTTAAAAACATTATCAATATTCTCTTTCTCTCCAGCTTGAAATCTTCTTAATTCAGGAAGTTCGCCAGTTTTTTCAAAAGGTAAATCAATACCTGTTTTTTTTGTAAATCCAAAGTTTATCATTCCATTATAAAAATCTATTGCAGGAATTTTTTGAGCTATTTGTAAAGTTGCGATATTAGAAGAGTAGATTATTGTATCTTCAAGTGAAATATTATCAAAGTTTTTTAATGAATCGCTAATTGTATATTTTCCAATACGATATTTTCCTTTTTGATTTGCTATATTTGATGTTGGGAAAATAGCATCTTTTTTTACTCTATTTTTATCAATAGCTAAAGCAATAGATATAGGTTTTATAACAGAACCTGGCTCAAATTGATACTCTATAGCATTTACATTTAAATAATTAATTTCATCTTGTTTTATATTATCAGGAACAAATCTATTTGAAGAAGCCAAAGTTATTACTTTTCCTGTTTTATTTTCAACTATTGCAAGAAGAATCTCTTCACTTTGAGTTCTCTCTTTATGTTTATCTAAAGTTGCTTCATTGTTTTTTTGAAGCTTTAGAGGAATATTTAATTTTAAGCTATCTCCATCAAAAGCTCTTATTGTTTTTGAATTTTTATCAAAATATAAATATCCAGAAACATCTCTAAAACCTTCTAATATACCATTTTTCATATTACTTAAAGTAGAATCATAGAATCTTTCTAAACCTTTTACTCCAAATACTTTGGTTTTACCATCTTTTCCTTCAGACTTTTTTAAATATCCCAAAATTGGACTTAAAGAATCATCATAAAGAAAATCTCTTTTTTCTCCACTTTCAATAATATCAAGTCTAATAAGATTTGAACTATCATTTTTTAAAGGGATAAATACTTTTAATGAATTTAATTTATTATCAAGTTCTTTTAAATTTTTTGCAGTTTTAGAATCAATATTATAAGATAATACTAAACTACCTTTTTTATTTTTTGTAGATTCTATTTTTTCTCTTATCTCTTTGTAATCTAAACCACTATAAATAGAGAATAGGCTAAC is a genomic window containing:
- a CDS encoding peptidoglycan D,D-transpeptidase FtsI family protein, with the protein product MTSNNDSIDNNLIEQKSRSRKFSFLLLAILFFIFVVSFSTYTTMNNDRKIPKIESSRNELAVRGNIISQDGFNLVTSKKLYKAIIDTRYLDFEKLDLFVSLFSIYSGLDYKEIREKIESTKNKKGSLVLSYNIDSKTAKNLKELDNKLNSLKVFIPLKNDSSNLIRLDIIESGEKRDFLYDDSLSPILGYLKKSEGKDGKTKVFGVKGLERFYDSTLSNMKNGILEGFRDVSGYLYFDKNSKTIRAFDGDSLKLNIPLKLQKNNEATLDKHKERTQSEEILLAIVENKTGKVITLASSNRFVPDNIKQDEINYLNVNAIEYQFEPGSVIKPISIALAIDKNRVKKDAIFPTSNIANQKGKYRIGKYTISDSLKNFDNISLEDTIIYSSNIATLQIAQKIPAIDFYNGMINFGFTKKTGIDLPFEKTGELPELRRFQAGEKENIDNVFKATVAYGHGMTSTFMQLIKAFTVFNNDGYITTPKIVNKLINKNKNFNPFEDEDKIQIISKDTANFIKNILIKTVEQGTGKGAKIDGIEVGGKTGTGKIAGGSSGYLNEYISSFIGFANDYKGNSYTIGVTVIKPQVNTSSYYAARTAVPIFKEAVLNLVKLNYLTPKKDIISQK
- a CDS encoding ComEA family DNA-binding protein — its product is MRKIVAFIMLFGALFLGALDLQTASKSELMSIKGIGDKKADSIIEYRKSNTITKPEDLKNIKGFGDTIIANIKNDIKINDNKNIGKNNSDKNQSNKDKSKNEIISKSKEK
- a CDS encoding peptidylprolyl isomerase, which translates into the protein MSKNRYGQELKEYNFTKEELSKFNYAKFTTSKGEIILSLFNQETPNTVSNFVSLVNDGFYNGLNFHRVIPGFMAQGGCPNGTGTGGPDWSIACEVNAEKQVHNKGSLSMAHAGRDTGGSQFFICFVPCPHLDRNHTVFGEIAKDDNKSFETLDNITQGDKIVSIEILEKL
- a CDS encoding c-type cytochrome, which encodes MRKVLLISLIVLFSACSSEDKSIKKENTNSNNIEEIKNEDVFKDAIVDSDMIEDEFMKKEIDAKNLYKACSSCHGEKGEFAALGVSKPINSFSKEELLISFYGYIDGTYGGSFKNIMKPHLETKSKEELELLAEYIVDLQ